Proteins found in one Fervidobacterium thailandense genomic segment:
- a CDS encoding macro domain-containing protein, which produces MGEREIVFGRVRFVFRSSDITRENVDAIVNAANSHLKHGGGVAGAIVRAGGYEIQAESDEYVAKHGPVPPGGVAVTGAGKLPAKFVIHTVGPIGDSPSSDEVLRNCLLNIFETAKQLSIKSIALPLVGTGIFGYPLERFVNVVKEFIKEYFTNYVGPLETVIFCDIDPSKIKKLREALEQIIQS; this is translated from the coding sequence ATGGGCGAGAGGGAGATTGTGTTCGGGCGTGTGAGGTTTGTTTTCAGGAGTTCTGATATAACAAGAGAAAACGTTGACGCTATTGTGAACGCTGCAAATTCACATCTAAAGCACGGAGGAGGAGTCGCTGGAGCGATTGTAAGAGCCGGTGGGTACGAGATCCAGGCTGAAAGTGATGAATATGTTGCCAAGCATGGTCCTGTCCCACCGGGTGGAGTTGCCGTCACAGGTGCTGGGAAGTTGCCCGCAAAGTTTGTAATTCACACTGTTGGGCCGATCGGTGACTCCCCAAGCAGTGACGAAGTGCTGAGGAACTGTTTGCTAAACATCTTCGAAACGGCGAAACAACTTTCGATAAAATCAATAGCCCTTCCACTCGTTGGAACGGGAATCTTCGGTTATCCCCTTGAACGGTTTGTGAACGTCGTCAAGGAGTTCATCAAGGAATACTTTACTAACTATGTTGGTCCTCTCGAAACGGTCATCTTTTGCGATATTGATCCTTCCAAAATAAAGAAACTCCGCGAAGCTCTTGAGCAGATCATCCAATCTTAG
- a CDS encoding replication-associated recombination protein A has translation MSGLSEILRPDSFEDFVGQEHLFGAGALLRVAIEQDNLFSAILYGPPGCGKSSVARLIGKYTTYEVVHLNGAFLKVDEVKRWEEYAYNFRGIRKVVLFVDEIHRLNKKQQDVFLPGVETGTYVLIGTTTESPQHMINPALLSRCRVLRFKKLSPEDLTKILERAIRYVGVGVEENVLSFIVENANGDARFALSTYELLVNIAKVKNKQVVDSEILQLYAGEDYFKYTATEHYNLASAFIKSIRGSDPDAALYYMARMINGGEDPRFIARRLVILASEDIGLADPFALVLAVATMQAVEMVGMPECLLNLAECVIYLSLAPKSNSSYLAINRAMEAAKETMNVPVPKHLLNVEGSGYRYPHDYGGFVRQEYLPEELRNQRFYLPKNISKEGKIWEVYRKIWPDRFEK, from the coding sequence TTGAGTGGTTTAAGCGAAATCTTAAGGCCTGATAGTTTCGAAGATTTTGTTGGACAAGAGCACCTGTTCGGCGCAGGTGCTCTTTTGCGTGTAGCTATAGAGCAGGACAATCTATTTTCAGCCATTCTTTACGGACCTCCCGGGTGCGGAAAGTCCTCCGTTGCCAGGCTTATTGGCAAGTACACAACCTACGAGGTTGTCCACTTGAATGGTGCGTTTCTGAAAGTCGATGAGGTAAAAAGGTGGGAAGAATATGCCTACAACTTCCGCGGGATTAGGAAAGTCGTCCTCTTTGTTGACGAAATACACCGCCTCAACAAAAAGCAGCAGGATGTTTTTCTCCCCGGTGTTGAAACCGGCACGTACGTTCTTATTGGAACCACGACCGAATCACCGCAGCATATGATAAATCCCGCCCTTCTCTCGCGTTGCAGAGTCCTCAGGTTCAAAAAACTATCCCCGGAAGACTTGACGAAGATCTTAGAGCGTGCGATTCGTTACGTCGGTGTCGGAGTTGAAGAAAATGTGCTGAGCTTCATCGTTGAAAATGCCAACGGCGACGCGAGATTTGCACTCAGCACGTACGAGCTTTTGGTCAACATTGCGAAGGTGAAGAACAAGCAGGTGGTGGACTCGGAAATCCTCCAACTCTACGCAGGGGAGGATTACTTTAAATACACTGCCACGGAGCACTACAACCTTGCTTCCGCGTTTATAAAGAGCATTCGAGGTAGCGATCCGGATGCTGCGCTGTACTACATGGCGCGGATGATAAACGGTGGTGAGGACCCAAGGTTCATAGCTCGGAGACTTGTGATACTCGCAAGCGAGGATATTGGCCTTGCTGATCCCTTTGCCCTCGTGCTGGCTGTTGCGACTATGCAAGCCGTTGAGATGGTGGGAATGCCCGAGTGCCTTCTGAACTTGGCTGAGTGCGTAATTTATCTTTCGCTGGCTCCAAAGAGTAATTCAAGCTATCTTGCCATCAACCGGGCGATGGAAGCGGCAAAGGAAACGATGAACGTGCCTGTACCAAAGCATTTGCTCAACGTGGAAGGTAGTGGGTACAGATATCCTCACGACTACGGTGGGTTTGTAAGACAGGAGTACCTCCCGGAAGAGCTCCGGAATCAAAGGTTCTACTTGCCTAAGAATATTTCAAAAGAGGGGAAAATCTGGGAAGTTTACAGAAAAATTTGGCCTGACAGGTTTGAAAAGTAA
- a CDS encoding SDR family oxidoreductase gives MSKVLVTGGAGFIGSHVTDKLIELGHDVVVVDNLSTGKRENVNPKAKFYEMDISDGEAIFKLFAEEKFEYVFHLAAQASVAVSVKDPVKDAMWNIVGSLNLIKASVENGVKKFIFSSTGGAIYGEDVKIFPTPESVFPQPMSPYGIAKFTVENYLRFFGKEFDLNYTILRYGNVYGPRQDPFGEAGVVAIFTQRMLNGEDCTIFGDGEYVRDYIYVEDVVDANIKAMERGDRQVFNIGTATGTTTNELFKILKKLTGYKKDPIYGPHRKGDIRKSVLCYNRAWIELKWEPKYSLEEGLRKTVEWFKRNLKA, from the coding sequence ATGAGCAAGGTACTTGTAACCGGAGGAGCGGGGTTCATTGGTTCGCATGTTACGGATAAACTCATAGAACTTGGGCACGATGTTGTCGTAGTGGATAACCTCTCAACAGGTAAGAGAGAGAATGTGAATCCTAAAGCAAAGTTTTACGAAATGGATATTTCCGATGGTGAAGCGATCTTCAAACTTTTTGCGGAGGAGAAGTTTGAGTACGTTTTCCACCTCGCTGCACAAGCGAGTGTAGCCGTTTCAGTTAAGGATCCTGTTAAGGATGCAATGTGGAATATTGTCGGTAGTTTGAATTTGATAAAGGCTTCTGTGGAAAATGGTGTTAAGAAGTTCATCTTTTCGTCGACGGGTGGAGCGATCTATGGGGAGGATGTGAAGATCTTCCCGACACCCGAGAGCGTTTTTCCTCAGCCCATGTCGCCGTACGGAATTGCAAAGTTTACCGTCGAGAATTACTTGCGGTTCTTTGGTAAAGAGTTTGACCTCAACTACACGATTCTGAGGTACGGAAACGTTTACGGACCGAGGCAGGATCCGTTCGGTGAGGCTGGGGTTGTCGCCATCTTTACACAGCGTATGCTCAACGGAGAAGATTGTACGATCTTTGGTGATGGTGAGTACGTACGCGATTATATCTACGTTGAGGATGTTGTTGATGCGAACATCAAGGCGATGGAGCGCGGTGACAGGCAAGTATTCAACATAGGAACGGCAACCGGAACGACGACGAATGAGCTCTTCAAGATTTTGAAGAAATTAACCGGTTACAAAAAGGATCCAATCTATGGACCGCACAGGAAAGGGGATATAAGAAAGAGTGTGCTTTGTTACAACCGTGCGTGGATTGAACTGAAGTGGGAACCGAAATATTCCCTTGAGGAAGGACTGAGGAAAACTGTTGAGTGGTTTAAGCGAAATCTTAAGGCCTGA
- a CDS encoding metal-dependent transcriptional regulator has product MKVGKESRENREIRELTESADKSAVRSEKHESKLTPTVMSYISAIYNLVEKEGVARVSDIARLRGVSYASATNAVKKLVELGLVEHKRYGFVKLTNRGLRIAQMLKSGEARIKYFFMYVVGIPEKKAQQIASLMVYDLDADTRRKLRRFYSIMIDFTKDKAEELERFIKEHRASLELPEEVYRLKERIKEDDVE; this is encoded by the coding sequence GTGAAGGTTGGTAAGGAAAGTAGAGAGAATCGAGAAATCAGAGAGCTCACGGAAAGTGCCGATAAGAGCGCCGTGAGGAGTGAAAAACACGAATCTAAGCTCACGCCGACGGTGATGAGTTATATTTCAGCTATTTACAACCTCGTTGAGAAAGAGGGAGTAGCGCGCGTTTCCGATATTGCGCGTTTGAGAGGTGTTTCGTACGCGAGTGCGACTAACGCGGTAAAGAAGCTTGTTGAGTTGGGGTTGGTCGAACACAAAAGGTACGGTTTTGTTAAACTGACCAACCGCGGGCTCAGGATAGCACAGATGTTAAAATCGGGTGAAGCGCGTATAAAGTACTTTTTCATGTACGTCGTTGGAATACCTGAGAAAAAGGCGCAGCAAATCGCAAGTTTGATGGTTTACGACCTGGACGCGGACACGCGGCGAAAATTGAGAAGGTTTTACTCAATTATGATAGACTTTACTAAAGACAAGGCGGAAGAACTCGAGAGGTTCATAAAAGAACACAGGGCTTCGCTTGAGTTGCCTGAGGAAGTTTACCGACTCAAAGAACGTATAAAGGAGGACGATGTGGAATGA
- a CDS encoding uracil-DNA glycosylase, which produces MRKEELMQIVEERIRNCQDCPLGLLRTNAVPGEGNLYTPIMFVGEGPGEEEDLQGRPFVGKAGQLLTKILESVNIRREDVYITNVVKCRPPNNRVPTPLEIQACSHYLLAQIEIINPRMIVPLGATAASFFLGTQESITKIRGTEFRWKGDIIIFPMFHPSYLLRNPSKEKGSPKDLTWQDIKKVRKYYDEFLTGKKFVDSADKEEKQGEGW; this is translated from the coding sequence ATGAGGAAAGAGGAATTGATGCAGATTGTCGAAGAGCGAATAAGGAATTGTCAGGACTGTCCCCTTGGGCTTCTAAGAACGAACGCGGTTCCGGGCGAGGGAAATTTGTACACACCAATAATGTTTGTTGGGGAAGGTCCCGGGGAAGAAGAAGACCTTCAGGGACGCCCCTTTGTGGGAAAGGCTGGACAGTTACTTACTAAGATCTTGGAATCCGTGAATATAAGGCGCGAGGATGTGTACATAACGAACGTTGTGAAGTGCAGACCACCGAACAACCGGGTGCCTACCCCTCTGGAAATTCAGGCCTGCTCGCATTACCTACTTGCTCAGATCGAGATAATCAATCCCCGGATGATCGTACCACTTGGTGCAACGGCGGCGTCATTTTTCTTGGGAACGCAGGAATCGATAACGAAGATACGGGGTACGGAATTTCGTTGGAAAGGTGATATAATCATCTTTCCGATGTTCCATCCGAGCTACTTGCTGAGGAATCCTTCGAAAGAGAAGGGAAGTCCTAAGGATTTGACGTGGCAGGATATTAAGAAGGTGAGGAAATACTACGACGAGTTCTTGACTGGTAAGAAATTCGTGGATTCAGCTGATAAGGAGGAAAAACAAGGTGAAGGTTGGTAA